The sequence GcgtctttttaattatacgtcggaaaagaaaaaaggtaaATACCAACAGCAAACATTGTTTGCttccaaataaattattagaaaatcgtaaatatatatgtatcattttATTCGACTCTTCCTTATTAAGGGAACTATACTATttactaatttaaaaaagagcCCTATGCACCATAAAATAGTAAAGAAGAATTTTGTAGTTTCTAGCTAAAAGCACATAAAGTAGCTTGCAATGCCTTACGGTGACTACCCTGCATAGTAATACTGTacttttttaatgaataagAATAGTTTTGTCCTTCTCTTTATACTACCCATTAATATTCatacgtaatattattttattactacaaGCTAATTAAGAAAGACTTATCGCTATTTTTATGGGCATAAAGAAAGATGCAAAAAATGTGGAGGAAAACCCACTAGATTCATAATAATTGCGTTTATAcgcattatttattatttatcagagatggtaatgctatacgaaaaaattagaaaatttcaatttcgttattaCCGTGACTTTTCATTATGcaattttgattttcttttgCTCGACACTTTCGATCTCCGCTTCCTTTTTGGTTtcgataattcgattataCGCCGAGTGGCTagcaaaaaattcaaattaccaGTTATTTAACGATAAACATATCTCGATTGTAGCGATTGAACGATTAGAATCGAATAGCGAATTTAACCTAACTTAAGTCAAccgttatattattaatttgggACATTTATTTCATCGCCAAAAATGCCCCAAACTATCAGAAATGACAGAGAGCAGCCAGAGTTTTTAAAGAGCAATATGAAAGTGATACAATCGGAAACGATAAGCTtgtaattcgttaaaaattatttcgacgAGAAACGCGTTAAAAATGAAGATACCAACCGACGGCCGTGAGAGCACCAGGCGCAACGTATCCAATTGGTTTAGGTGGATACTGATAAGGGATTCGTGGCTTAGAAAGTTCAATAATACGTGACGATGCTTTCAGAATCTGTGTTGAATTCGGCCGTGTTTGAGACAGCTTTTCTTCGATGGTTCGAACGCGTGGTTGAGCTAACTGATTAGTGCGATCTGTTATTTCGTATAGAAGTGCTGATACTTTTACCTGATGCAGAAAAGGAATCAACATAAAAATGGattggaaatttatataagCGGAGTTTCActataaatcatatttttcaacgtAAATATGGTTTTAGATGTCATGATCGATCGATTATGATGACGTGATCGAAGTCGTACACCTACGTGACTAGATTCCAAGACGATGTCATTGTAGGCCTTAGTCGTCTTCGATTTTGCAATTTTCGATGCGACATTCAACGCATTGCGTTTCGCTAGCTGTTTCCGAGAAATGTCTTCGGGCAGATGATCGGACGCCGAAACTAACTTGTCGTTGCTCGGCTTTTCTTGTGATTTTGCGAATTTGCTCACGAATGTCTTGCTAAAGCAACTAAATGATTCGTCTGATCCCCAGTGACGACTGGTGAGCAACATAGCCATTTCCTCTTGATAACATATGTGTGTCacttaaaaaattttgttcatcGTAAAAAACTCCcgtttttatttatcgattctTCTCCTCGTGTGGCATCTTATGCACGGGACATCTTTCAAACAACGAAGAATCAAATGTTTCCAATGCCTCCTTCAACTATAATCGAATTTTGTTAACCTTAATTCGTTCCTTGCATCAATTTGATATCatacgataaatataaaaaagtaatatgCTCTACATATCACTTTACTACGTGTGAACTATACGAATAATCATACAGGAAgcatttgcatttattttatctttcagttacttttatcttttacCATTGTAACGATTTGACACAGAaggataaattaatttacatatattcaaAAACTGTACCTCCGTGAACGAGTGTTGTGAAGGTTGCAAGTGGTGAGATTCGAGAGCGTTTAAAGAAGTTAACCAGATCAGaataatttcatcgatttaAACAATAGGCTTTAATAGGTTGGTACACCGGGAGTCAGTTTAAAAAAATCTCCATTCGCGACTATGATCACCTTGATCAAAGGGATGAATTGTGAAAAACTTCACGAAGCTTCGATAGTCTACGCGCGGTGCTCTCCATTCTTACTATTAGTCTGAATCCCTACGTTACGTACTTTATTCCATGCAACCAGTATCGTACAACTAATTCTCACGAATGATCTTAAACATAATATCCACTCTAACTCCGAATGTTTGTACaaacaaattgtaaattactctgaagaaaatataaaaaaaagaaacaaaaatatttaagaaaattttacatCTTTGTTTTTTAACATTACAGATAGTTCCATGGGATGTAACATTAATGCacaaaaaaattttgaaaacgaGTATGTGTTGGCTGTGAACACGTAAGAGTATTTTCTACTAAATGCACTAGAGCAAATAACAAGTATgtcatttatacatatacttttTCCAGGCTAGCTTCCATCTCGCAAAGAAGATTTCTAAATGTGTGGATGTCTTTTGACCCGATCTTTAAGCTAACAAGCTGGGGTAAAGAGTACGATCAAGCACTTCGTGTTACTCATGGGTTCATTAACAaagtaaatacatataatttttccCTCCTACATTTCagttaaatacaattaaatctTAACTTGAACTTCTGTTATATATTGCTTCTATAACCAGAATTCAAAGAAGCTCTCTACAAGTCAAAGTTTACTTCTACAACcacgtttcatattttattatctgcTGGTTTCACCAAACAGATAATACGTATTGCTGGTGAccattaatttcttattaatttacatattttactaACAAGCATGTCCAAATACTTGTGAGCTGTAATgtacatatctatatcttaCAATAGAAAATCATATCTCACAAATACTCACAGTCACATTCTCATCCTATACTCGTCATGCATTTTATGATCCCCAGGTGCATTTCCATAAcgcataaattacataaagtaAACTGTCATTCAGTTTTGTAGACAAATAATTAACCTCTAAAAGTTGAATTTATCTTTCTATGAATACGTAATCCAACAAATATTAGTACCTGTACAAAACCTGTTTATAATGCACGATATAAACACGCAgtacaaaataatttgttaattaatttaacttcgtttaaatttttaatctaagATGTGGGATAATTAGAGGATGCAAAATTGTTGACTTCTTATGCTATCTTGCagttttcgagatatttcgatCTAAGTGTATTTGACGCCATATTGGTTTCTAGCCATTATCTGCTTGATCCGCACATATGAGGATTAAATTGAACTTCGAAAAATTAACTCAGTAGCAATATGTTTCACTAGCGATATGACcacaattttaaaaatcaataattttgCGTCCCCTAATACTATTTACAATTTAcctaataatatttacaatccATAATATAAACCCACAGTAGAAAATAGCTTGTTAATTAACTTAACTTTATCTAAATTTTAAATCCAATATGCCTAGATAATAGCGGAAAGAAAAGCCGAGTGGAGAACCAAAAAGGATGGGAATTACCATGAACGGTCTCATAAACGTCAAGCTCTGTTAGACTTGTTGTTGGAATTATCGAAAGATGGAGAAGTACTTAGTGACATTGATATCCGTGATGAGGTGAATACGTTTATGTTCGCGGGTCACGATACCACTGCGACTAGCATATCCTGGTTCCTGTATGCATTAGGAAGACATCCTCAGTACCAGGTAATTTTGCACCGCATACCTCTACATGTCCTGCAATCGATGATACGATTAGAGAAGAAATGGTTTTATGTGAAAAAACAAGTTAAAAATATAGAGCAAAACTTTTTCACATGTGGCTTtccaaaaaaattaatttacatatttattggTTTCGTTGTAGATTAATAATCTCTACTTATGTATATGTTTGTTGTACTAAATAATGAAGACACTTGGATGGATAAATTTAATACGTATATCAgaattatatatcgttatatataattgatttCCAATAAAGTGTGTAAAATGTTTACGacaatttctaaataacgaaatttacaatgtataaatatcttgtttttctctatattttcccgatgtgtaataaatataaacataagCAAATGTCCcctaattattaaattactatGTACCTTTGTCACCTCTCATTTTAGGAAAAGATTCTTGAAGAATATTACGAGGTAGCAGAAAAGGAAGAATTATCTCTAGATATACTAAGCAAATTAACGTGGTTAGAAGCGTGCATAAAAGAATCTTGGAGAATTTACCCAGTAGCACCACTCATCGCAAGACAGATTTATCACCCTATTACCATTTGTAAGTATAAATGTACacaaagatatattttcagtgatagaaaatttgaataaagtaATTCGTTTCTAGTGGGACATGAAATTCCAGTAGGATCGACGGTTCTCGTAAATTCGTTCCTTCTTCATCGTGATACTCGATACTTTCCAGAGCCAGATACTTATCGACCAGAACGATTTCTTCCCAATGGATCAAAATATCCTTCTTACGCTTTTATTCCCTTCAGTGCTGGCTCTCGTAATTGTATAGGATGGAAATATGCCACGATGATCGTCAAAGTTCTTATTTTgcatatattgaaaaatttccaagTCAAGTCCTTAGATACAGAGGATCAACTTCGTTTCACCAGTGAATTGGTATTACACAATGCTAATGgacttcgtttaaaaattacaccACGAAAATAGGGAAgtcttatttaattttattgcagCAATATACACGACTGAGTGAAATGAAAAGatcgaaataatatatatatatatcattatagtgaaatgaaaagatcgaaataatatataataaaaattatatattatttcgatcttttcatttcactataatgatatatatatatatatacatactttgAACTGTAAGCAAAAGGCTGATTTTTTCTGCATATCAATGTTAGAGAGACCATATTTtgtgataataataatgatattaatttatgtcGTATTATGTTTATCACGACAGTCATTCGTATTTATTTAAGAGCAAAAAAATATCATAGGAAATTAGTTTAATAGAATTTGTATGATGATCAGTAAGAAATATCTATCTGTAAATTAAATAGACATTAAGCATTGACTGTATGTTGTACAAATTGTATTACATTGTTGTGAAGCTCAAGAGTCATGATGATCGAAGTTTTTGTAttcctttattattattatacaattattttatgtttttcagATGTTGCCACATTAAGTTATTACAATTGTATCtctaattttatatgttaacAGCCATTTGcgtaattgataaaaattttgttattagtaAGTAGGTTTCTCGCTGCAATTATAACTATTTTGAAATTCTGACTCGTTGAGAAGAACTtgtgtaatatatgtatattgggCTTCTTTAGGTTTAATTGATGTTTATCTATAATGGCAAAGAATGAAAAACGATGGATCATTGTATTAATGCACTAGCTAATGACTAGGAGATTGTTGGTTATTTCGAAagtgatattaaatttcgtgtatattttcttattagatAGCTATAATACTTCGTTATTAAGTACTTTGCACTTATTGAGTGAAGGAGTGAAAGCATTACTGTAACATTGTGATATTTTATAGTATCTTTAGTTTACAAGATGAAAATATGAGTATAAATATGATAGGATATTATACATGTAATAATTCTTAATCTTTtatccatttttatttaataaataaagcacCATGTATAACCACAAAAAATTTTGATTCCATACAGTGCAATAACCAAACTATAGGTAACATTACCATGTAAGTAAGctcttatttaaaattattgttcCATACCTATGCCCATAATTAGTCCATGTTCGATGTTCATTGAATCGACATTCCATAATCTGGCTCTTGATGTTTGAGCAACGAACACTACATGCGAACATCAtcgattttatcgatttctCGTAAAACAGGTATCCTATTCAGAAAATAGATATACGTGTAATATTTCACACACTGTTGAGTATTCTAAGATATTTTCTtagattttctttcattcttaaaatatcataaatcaaTTGGCAAGTTGCAGAAGTTATATGTTAGCAgcctaaaataaaaatggaatacATTAGATAAACatccaaatatatataaacagtaacatatgtttttatttcttgttaTACCAGTTCATCAAGATCAATATCTGAGATATCTAGAGACAAAATTGATTCCTTATACAAATTAGTTTCAACATCAGCTATATCCTCTGTTTTATCAGACTCTTTGGTATCAATATTGATATCCTCATTGACCTGCATATTATCTTGCTGCTTCATCTCacttctaaataaaatatatcatttaaaatatattactatatttttattgctgcAAACAATGAAAgctttaatatatttgtagagaatgcttatatatatatacttctcTTTTTTTGGATTTATACTCTCTAAACGAAATAGCTCCGAAATTTTCTGCAGATGGcatttacttcttttttttatcaatggTACTTCAAaagctttttttaaataattttccacaGGTGGTAATGGTTTATCTGGATTAATAGCACGGTACGATAACATATCCCATCTATGTTGTGCACCAGGATTTGGCATGCATCCTGGTAAAAAACACTGACACCCATCAATCTGACAATCATTTCTGtttaatgtaatgtaaatgTGTAATCATATAGAGAATGGTTAATTACATATACCAAAATGCTAGTATCCTTACTCTGTATCCGTTAACATCAGAGAATCTATTAAACTATCTATAGCTTCATTTTGTGGAgtatttaattgtttaattgtGGACTTCATGGGTCTTGTTTCCATGATTCTTCGATCTTCTGCAAATACTAATTGTATTTCTATCAAGCACTGTGTACAAATATAAACAAcatattaaacaatatatcaaaagacaataatataataaaaacatatattttataatacccATGGTTCATCAGGAATATCAATACAAGGAAACAATGCAACCATTCTAGGCACGCCACcctttctataaatttttctcaCAATAGCAACTGAATTTGTTTCATGCATTGCTTGCACTAAACTATAAAATGGTTTCACTACATTCTAAAACATCAATATAGATATGTAGCTTAATTCGAAATTCTTTTGgtataagtaaaatattaagaCATACATTTGTTTTACTATTGGGTAAAATAACAGAACTGGAACTTTTGTAAAAATACTCCAAATCAACATTATTTCTGTCTGTAAATCCGTAAATTCGATAACTTCTTTCACTGTCTTTATATCTCATATTCTTCTCCAAACCCTCTacattaacaataaaatatatgtattatgataatatattgactataatatttatagtaataaaaatcaattaatGTATACCAGGTACTGAAATAAAATCTCCTCCATATTTGTATCCTTTTTGAATGTTATCTGCTGCATAAGAAACCCTCTGTCTATCTAAGTATTTTGTTTCTGATCTGAGTTTTTGATTACCTTTGGCTTTTTTCCACGATGGAAGTTCTTTTGTTCTTACCTGATAGAAATAGCAATATTAAACTACAACAGtcataatataacataatacacaTAAATGATTTCTTGCTCCACAATTTCTCCTTACCTTAGCATAAGAAACAACTGGTATTTTTTTATCAAGTAACTCTAAGCTATAATAAGATGGGAGTGGTTTTGATGGTATTggtgtataaaatttcatatctgATATGGCATTATCcaatgttatatggtaaccATTAAtctagtaaataaaataaattgaataatgaTCCacagtaatatattataaaaatagatagtttaatagataataaaacCTTTTCATTGACATCTTTAAGAAGGGTTTCACTAATTGTAGGAGTAGGTGATGTAGTTGATTCTGatctgaaaataataaaattataaaattaaattatatacaataacttatataacaaaattaaaatagatgTTTACAGTgtgattaatataattttgtttgttgaaAGGCAATCTGCAATTGCATCTGCTtgaaattgtgaaataatatCTGGATCTTCATTAAAATCGGACATCAAAATGATTTTCCttgtagaagaagaaaaactaaaataagaaatatattgtaattgatattataatatgaattggaatatttctatttttactatttccaCAAGTACaatcataatatatttaaacatacGTGTTTTCTTTCATAAATAACACTGCAGCCTCAAGTGCTTCAATCCAATTAGAACAATGGTTTGTACCTTTTAAACccatacatttttttacaagATTCCAATTTGGAATCTGAAAATCTGTAAATTCTTCGACATGTTCTGCATCCAAACGATTTTTTGTAACACCGGAACCCATTAACATTATTGCAACTTCATCTTTTGGTGTTaagaaaatctaaaaaataccaaatattaataattaaaagtaaataacattaaattaaaattttataataccattttctgaatttttcgCTTGGCAATATGTTT comes from Bombus fervidus isolate BK054 chromosome 18, iyBomFerv1, whole genome shotgun sequence and encodes:
- the LOC139996386 gene encoding uncharacterized protein is translated as MAMLLTSRHWGSDESFSCFSKTFVSKFAKSQEKPSNDKLVSASDHLPEDISRKQLAKRNALNVASKIAKSKTTKAYNDIVLESSHVKVSALLYEITDRTNQLAQPRVRTIEEKLSQTRPNSTQILKASSRIIELSKPRIPYQYPPKPIGYVAPGALTAVATRRIIELSKPKRKRRSKVSSKRKSKLHNEKSRSYVRRGKKKLDHKYTALLRHKNDRKTRSKKRQLKTSNSNRTIIMVGLKLKDDKKTRRHS
- the LOC139996382 gene encoding cytochrome P450 4C1 — encoded protein: MSLSMIVIGGSWLTLTLSMCLMLIVLLLVVRRGKFLYALRKVPYPPALPIIGNAYQLCCSPEEAFQKMLKWGKELGDMYLVWVGMRPFIFLYKAEAIQPLLSSSVHIDKSLEYGYLRPWLGSGLVTSTGEKWHFRRKLLTPTFHSGLLEVYLKTAIREAQILISCLNQEVDKPGFDIVPYAKRAALDIICDSSMGCNINAQKNFENEYVLAVNTLASISQRRFLNVWMSFDPIFKLTSWGKEYDQALRVTHGFINKIIAERKAEWRTKKDGNYHERSHKRQALLDLLLELSKDGEVLSDIDIRDEVNTFMFAGHDTTATSISWFLYALGRHPQYQEKILEEYYEVAEKEELSLDILSKLTWLEACIKESWRIYPVAPLIARQIYHPITILGHEIPVGSTVLVNSFLLHRDTRYFPEPDTYRPERFLPNGSKYPSYAFIPFSAGSRNCIGWKYATMIVKVLILHILKNFQVKSLDTEDQLRFTSELVLHNANGLRLKITPRK
- the LOC139996378 gene encoding X-ray repair cross-complementing protein 5 translates to MPPKAQKESLVLLINIGITNPNVENDHSLLEKAKHIAKRKIQKMIFLTPKDEVAIMLMGSGVTKNRLDAEHVEEFTDFQIPNWNLVKKCMGLKGTNHCSNWIEALEAAVLFMKENTFSSSTRKIILMSDFNEDPDIISQFQADAIADCLSTNKIILITLSESTTSPTPTISETLLKDVNEKINGYHITLDNAISDMKFYTPIPSKPLPSYYSLELLDKKIPVVSYAKVRTKELPSWKKAKGNQKLRSETKYLDRQRVSYAADNIQKGYKYGGDFISVPEGLEKNMRYKDSERSYRIYGFTDRNNVDLEYFYKSSSSVILPNSKTNNVVKPFYSLVQAMHETNSVAIVRKIYRKGGVPRMVALFPCIDIPDEPWCLIEIQLVFAEDRRIMETRPMKSTIKQLNTPQNEAIDSLIDSLMLTDTENDCQIDGCQCFLPGCMPNPGAQHRWDMLSYRAINPDKPLPPVENYLKKAFEVPLIKKRSKCHLQKISELFRLESINPKKEKSEMKQQDNMQVNEDINIDTKESDKTEDIADVETNLYKESILSLDISDIDLDELAANI